The genomic segment ACTGTGGTTAAGGCATGACagctgaaagaagccgacatatccttcaatacgtacggctcgagccacccataccccaagcatacacgaagggaacgagcgcgcgcgggaGCCGAGCGAGCTAAAGTCCCTTGAGCGGCCACAGAACACCTAGCTTGCAGCGGCGttctggccgtgacgtcactcgcgagagggcgccaccagggggggggggggacactccgtatagctcccattggccgtttttgagcagacgctctttcgacgctagcgccaaggtccccttcagttacggccctaaccaatagGCGACGCATAAACTAAATGGCGGctcacatgattgtttacgttgtcatagcaacagcagccgcgcggcacatcctctcccaaacgtttttctttcctttttttgtttttattatgccgacccgttCCACTCCCTTttccccatgccgcgcgcgccgctcactttttttttgtttttactcgtaagcggcgcgtttttttttatagcgcgcttgttgcGGCGCGCCATGTGCCaactcgcaagcaatgcgcgcgctacgcagcgcattggcattgcttgcgagctggcgcgtggtgcgccgtgggctatgcgttggcatgcacgcagtcttgcccatacttatattatatcagcatgtgccgggacataaaaaaaaattccacttgcaacacaacagatgtttagtctcgctttattgacttcgtttccgaaaacagatttttcttacaacgtggtgtgatacacgctaaaaaaatgaacaaaagtgaaaggtgcatgacatatacaagagtactaaagacaaaagttcacagttcgtgaaataacaaaagaaagcgctagaaaacgcgaaggccgtttcatgtacacacataaaaaaaaaagatttttatataacgtcctcaaggccgaaatgtagacgagctcctgatatatgcactaagatatggcacaaaattggacgacgtgtatgacatagtcatgacaactatagaaagggaaaactcactggtaatggcaaaaacaatgacacgcaaaatacctgaaaaatagaataaaatgctggCATTgcttgattgagagccataccaagagaaagcttacttataaatctgcacgaaagtatgtGAAAtccgtgacatgttcattactgctgaacaaattgaaaaaacatggcagaaaaaaataacattgtactaaaaactgaaacacacattatcacattattttgcacttggtcacaacttgagtaacggtggcaaggggaacagcaggtagtcggcttttgcagcagcacatagaaaacattcgcagaaagaaaggcttattcctcaatcaaagaccaggtaaaataagccaacaacacaacttttctttcgacccgaatgcaatgcttagcaataaaattacgtcacttatggcactaagtcgtacctactgggctctccaaTAAAcgcgaactgcaaaaatctgcatgtaggacacttgcaatgctcatgctttccagaagaaaaaaaaagcgtatcatgcctacacatgaagattgttcgcgcggttttctcATCGGCGGtcactgagatagtacacaaacacaaacagtaatttttcagctgttagtaggtttgtagaacgtgacacacagaaaaagcactgagggcggtatggaaagctgggcaagtactgaagttgcagaatgagacttagCACAGAAAAGCACGAGTCACAGACTAGGTGACCGTGAGGAGGAAcacctgtttgccagctttctctaccgggaagagacaagtgtagcacaatcaaggcgcaacgacgtccggagcctcacgGAGCACACGAGTGGACATgtagggctgtgttcgtgtacaggGTCGCTCAAAATATGTGCAAACACGGCGaagcgtggccgcgctccgcggagcgTCAGCGCATCCGGAGCGGTCGCGCATCGAAACAATGTGGCGCAGGCGCACAGGAGTCTGGAGGCGGtgcttcgtgtcgtctgctacagcgcggaAGCGCACCGTGCTTGCTTTGCTGGGAAGCGCACCTGTGTGCTGGCAGCGCCCTGACGTGCCGAGATGGCATTGTcgcattttactgactgcagcgcGTTGTTGTTGGTTCCGCATGCGGCAACTCAGCAGCGTGTGTTTGCAATGCAGCGTTCTCGGTTAAATGCAGGCGTTGTTTCAAATTTCTCAGCTCTAGTGTGGATTAGTTTATGCTGTTAAATGCTCAAAAGCGACTCACGCTATGGGAGATGTCGACGTAGTAGAGGGATCTGGATCATTTCGACCCTCGGTGATTCTTATCATGCACGGATATAGCACATTAAATGACCGTCTTtcctttcgcctccatcaaacCAGGGCCGCAGTGGCCGAGATCGAACTTGGTTCCACCGGCTCTGAGGTCAGGCGCTCCCTACAGAGCTGGCGCAGCGAAACATTCTCAGCACTTGGCCGCACTCTGCAGGCGGCGTGAGGTAACGGAGCACAGCTTTGTTTTCTGTGCGTTCTTGCTAATTCGAATTAGATGTTTTAAGCAAGAGCTGCTAAACTGTGTGCACGGAGTTGGGTTCACCCTTGCTCTTCTTGGTCCATGATCAGCCTAGGGCGGAGGAGCCCGCAGATTGCTTGACACTACTTGGAATTTTACTTTAGAAATGAAAGAAATCACCGAACCTTATACGATTTTTTGAAAAGGTATCAATGTAAATTTGTACAATCGTGTGACTTTTTCTTTACTCCAGATATCCTTACTTGCACCATTAAGAAGGCTGAACAACAATGTATTTGGTTGGAAGCTCATGCCATAAGTCAAAGGACCCTGATCGTAGCACTGAAATGCCTTATCAGAATTATTTCTTCTCTGTTGCCGAGCCACTAACGTGTTTTTCTTGTCTTAGCTGACGCTTTCTGCCAGCACCGCTTTCTTCGAACGTGGTGTGCCGTAGCGTAACGCTAAGGGAACAGCCGTATGTAACCGCGCGGAAGGGGCCTAATCAGGAACAAATATTTATTGCAGGAAGCACATTTGCTATAGGCTTCCAGTCGAAAAGTCTCAGGTGGTGACGGTGGCAATAAATAGAACGCGGCGCTTGGGATATATGCCAGTTAAACGCTCCTTGCAGCAGGATACTTAGGGCCAGAGTCCTCGTAATAAATGGCTCAAGGAATGAAAGCTACAAAACCTAGGTTGATTGAAGGCTTTAGCTGGAATCACATTCAAGATCGGCACACAGAATTCATTCACAACAGAAAAATCTGAGACGAAATAATTAGCTTTAAAATTTCAATGCCTCTGCGGTCATAGTTGTTGTCAAACATAAAAAGCTTATTTCATTTACTGTTCTGATTGCTCATGGCAGACGGCCCACTGATATATACTgttggcagttttttttttttttaccgtttcaCAGTCAAGTTCATCGCGTCGAAAAGAAGTATTTGTTTAGTTCTCCATCACGAGATTGCTTAGTTTTGCGGATTAAAATACCAGGTGGTAATATTTTGCGGGGATGTGAAAACGTGCAAAATGCGAGAACACATAGACATGGAACTCCCAAATGCCAAGAATTATTAAGTAAACAATCGAAAGATAGTGAAATGAATTGCAATTTCAAAGAAGCGCATTACGCATCGTATTACAAAAGCGATGCTCTGTCTTACTTGGCTGAATATTGCTGTATCAAAATGTAAACGATGAAAAACCCTACTCACAACCCTACTCTGCATAGCAAACTAAGGCTCCCACTCAAGCATTGCACCGGTTGCCTTTGACTTTctgctgccatctttctttttcacttagtTTACCCTGAACCCTACGCAGTGTGTCCGGAAATATTATTTACTACTTACGTCATAAGACAGAAAAACATCCTACGTGACTCACGCTCCCAGAAAAATGTGCGCATTCAGTTTGTACACAGTTGCGTTCATAGCGCGTCAAAAGTTTAGATTGTATCCTGCTATAGACGCCGAAGGTGCCGGTGCTCCTCATCGGACATTTTACACATAGTAGGAATACAGTACGCATTTAAAAATCGCCAACATGACGAAACAAGCAACCATCTATCAGAACCGACAACTGGCGGGAGAACTACAACCCCGCACACCAGGTATCCTTTCATGGACAAAAAAAATTTGACATCAAGATAAAGCATCTAATTGAGAACGCAAAACTGATTGTAGAAAATAAAATTCATTTTCCACCCAGTCCGTTGAGGGTTTGCTCAGGCGTGGAGTTTTATTTTctcgtatgtgctgctcttcaacgagtTCCGTGACCAAGGTCAGTAGCAGGTCGGTTCGCCTCCTGCGTTTATGACGGCTCTCATACAGCTGTGGACGGACCTGTATAGGGATCTACAAAGGCTCGCATTGAACCTCAGCCGCTGCCACTCCTCTTGAACAACAATCCATAGTGCGTCCGCTGAGAGGCCGTGCAGCTGTCGGCCGGTCATAGCGCTCTTCATGATGCCCCAAACGTTCTCCATAACATTTAGGTCAGGAGACTGTGCAGGCCATTCCAGCACTGCGATATCGCAGAGCTCAAGAAATGCAGCAACTCTTTTCGATTTGTGTATTGGGGAGTTATCATGCTGCAGAATGAAGTCGCCGTCCGGAAATGGGCCTTCTAGAAGGTACGGGAtgagcacggagcaagaaatatttaggagtggaaactccgctgtttgcggcgaccagaaaaagtcacaagcccgcggagccgttatcgtgctggcggcgcctggcggcctggaaagaaattacagccgttgagagcgcgccggagtggccggagccgcctgcccgggcactgcatttttttttcgctgcggcttctacgacgcgccgcatggcgccgccactgtatatggccccatcggcgcatacaacaattgtgaccttatctggtgcccgcgctcgctcgcgctgacgggcgtttcacctcctatatgtcttgcTCCGTGGGGATGAGCACATCGTCCAGGATTGAGCAGTAGGCCTCTCCATTGAATCGTCTCTCAAGGCGAACCAGGGGTCCCAGGCGTTCGGCGGTCACAGCGCCCCAAACATTCACAGTGGACCTGCCGCTGGCAGCGACTTGCTGCATGTACTCAGGCAGATATACctgcagaaaacgaaaaaaaaaacttgttagcGTTGGTAAAAAATGCAGGTGCAACCGGCAAGCTAGAAGGAACAAAAATATCAATTACTATCTTTTAGGATTGTCTAAAGGTCATTACCGGTTAACCTAACACAATCATAGAAAAAATTGCGAACGAGGCCATTCTTTTATAAATTCAATTGTTTTGAGGGATCATCAAATATTCCGAGACTGAGGCAAAGCATGATTCCTACGTATGCCACAGTGTAAAAATTGGCTCTCTATCGGCACCTAATtcttgatgaatgaatgaatgaatgaatgaatgaatgaactttatttccGTCATAATGGGGCCTCACGGTCGGGGGCAGCAATTAGAAGGAGGTGCCTCCCAGCCGGCTCTCAGCACCGGAGACCGCGGAGACAGTCTGGTAGTAAGCTGTCTCCGCCTGACCGATGATGAGTCTTTGCTGATCCGGGTCCTGGCTCCGGATCAGCTCTTCCCAGGCGGCAAGGTCTGGGATGCTTTGTGATTTAGCCCCAGGAAAATCCTGACACTCCCAAATTAAGTGATTTTGCGAAGTCATTCTGTGGGAGCTACTGCAGAGCTCAGGCTACCAGTATCTTCATCGTGCAGTATAGAGTACAGAAAGAATCTGCTGACCTGAAGCCTCCTCCAGGCCCTGCACTGCTTTGGAGTGAGTGACCTATTCCGAAGTGAGAGTGTTCTCCTATCCAATCTAGGTGTTACGGTTTTTTCTTCATACGTCATGAGAGGGTCTTTATTCCCACTCAGGGGCACTTCCAGATCAGCTCGGATGTATCATTCTCGACCGAGGCTGTGAGCAGCCTCCTCCCCCGGAATGCCTCATGAGCAGGAACCCATATGAGGGAGACGTTCCTGCTTGAGGGGCATCTTCTTAGTAATTTGGCGGCTTGACTGGAGATCACCCCCTTACAAAAGTTGTGAACAGCTGCCTTAATGTCGGACAAGATGATCTTGGCTTTTGTACTGACGCACActagggcaatagcagcctccTTTCCCACTAACGTATTCCTAATATTAATCGATGCTACAGTCGCTTTTTCCTCATTCCCATATTTCTTGTTGAACAATATGCTCTGCGTAATTTAAGTGTTCGCGCCAGCTTATAACATTCTATGTTAATAGATTTCAGCCGTAACTGACACAAACTCCGAAACTCCAGTTATTATGGTTGCAGCGTTCGTCATTGATTATAGCTTTGCCGTTATTTTAGAGAATTTCCTTATTTTTGTCGAAGTTTAACATGAAATTTTGCTTAATGTACGCGCTTTGCAAAGCTGCAGTTGTTAGGCCACTGAAAAAATTATTCTAGATACTTGTTAGAACAAGCATATTAACGAAAAAGCTTAATAACACTAAATACTAGTGCCTAAAATGATCCTTTATTTTAGGATACAATTACTTAAATGATTACACTTACCGGCAGTTTTCAAGCCGCCAGACTCGCTGACGCTGGTCCCATCTGGTCGTGAAAGCAGATTCGTCAGTAAAGACGACCTTTCCCCAGTGCTCCTCTGTCCATTGCTGATGATCTCGGGCAAATGCCAGGCGCGTCCCCTTGTTCTTCACGCTCACAAGTGGCTTCTGTGCAGCTATTCTTGACCTGAGGCCAGCCGCGCGCAGGCGACGCTTCACTGTTGCGTTCGGCACACCCAGAAGCCCGACAGTGTTCTTAATTTCAGTCGCACTGGCAGTGGGCTTGTCCAGAGAGGCCGCAACGATGTTCATGTCGTCGTCTTCATTGGTGACTTTGGGACGGCCTGTCCGCGGATGACCCTTGATTCTTCGCTCCTTTCGGTATGCCCGAACGATCCGGTTCACGGTCGAAAGTGGCCGATTTGTTAGCATTGATATCCTCCTCTGAGAGTATGCTTGGAGGCTTAGCGCTACAATTCGCCATCTTTCGCACTCCGGAACACGAGACATCGCTTGCTCTACCAAGGTTCGGCGAAAAATGTACTACTCGACTGTTACACCGCTTTCATTACTGAGGCAGCATAAgaaataagcaagaaaagaaagaaatgacatcACTACTTTTAAAACTGATAGCTTGACGTTCGTAAGCCGATGAACATGAGGAATGTGCTGTGGATCGTGCTTTGACAAATCATCCGAGAATCATTCACTAGTACGGAGCAGTCGCTTAGCTTGGCACTTATTTGCAGCAGCTTATCAGCCGCGCCAGCGGATAAGAGATTGCCGTGCCCAAGCTAGCTCCCTCTGCCATTTGATACCCTTCCATAGGACTGAACAACGCGCTGCAATCAGTAAAATGCGACAGTGCCATCTCGACACGTCCGGGCGCTGCCAGCACAGAGTTAGGTGCGCTTCCCAGCAAAGCAAGCACGGTGCGCTTcagcactgtagcagacgacacaaaGCACCGCCTCCACACTCCTGTGCGCCTGCACCACATTGTTTCGATGCGCGACCGCGCCGGATGCGCTGACGCTCCACGGAGCGCGGCCACGCTTCGCCGCGTTCGCACATATTTTGAACGACcctgtacatgcgccttctgatgtccttgggtctgagcgctcacctgttgtctttaggcaccaggaacaaccttgcagggcttgtttttgaggtattcgtgcaccactgcaccatgcacgagcggtacgagtcgtgaaacgggtgaaacatcgcggagaaCAAGCACACAGgtaccgaggaccacgaaactgacgaaactagccacgccggtcaacgcacagcagcgcacgcttcgcgataacagcagttaacgaaacatgaaacgtcatgcagtgGGCTGAGCTGGCTCCGGGCCGGCGGGGCCGCACGGcgtgcgcgcggagacagtcgaaggtgagggagttgcgagggtaGTAAAGAAAGAGGGCGATTGGAGAGGAGTTGGCGAgggggaagggctcggccacctggatcggcgcgcgtgcgcgcgacgatctacgaggccatgcaagggaaacggatttttgcgttcgcccattacagagatggcgccaatttcctgtgccacggaaaccggggagtgtccccccctggcgccactcctaattctcgccgctaatattACATAGCACGCCCTAGTTCCAATAGTGGATTAGTGCATTCTCCATTCTCTGCTTTACCGAAATATGCCTTAATTGGTGATATTGCAGACAGCGTGTCATTATGTAGAAGCTATAATGCATGCAATTAAGATGCATGCAATTAAGCTCAGCACTCTGGCAGGAAGCAGGACTCCCTCAGGAGGCAAAGTGCATGACCTTTCATATGAAACATAGGCTGTATTCGCGCCAGAGGAATGGTTTCTTATTTTGCTGACACAACTGTCACTGTGTGGATTACGCACCACACTTGTCTGTTGACAATGCCCAAATATGGTGAAGGGCAATTTAACTCACAATGATGTTCATGTAGATGGCAGTTCGTTTGCAAGATGCCAGTAAATGCGAATCAGATGCCTACGTTCAAAATTTGTTGACACTGTTTTATTGCGAACACAGTTGTTTTCCACATATTTGACAGATTTGTTGTGCGTTCACATGAAGGAATACCAAATGAACAAAGTCGCTGTAATGGAAGCAATGTCATAGCGTACGTCCCTGCAACTTGTTCAATTGTGCTGGAACATCCCGCAATGCCAGTTGGCAGCTCAACATATTAGAACACATAGCAATGATTGTGCATTCCAATGCACCAGAGAGCCATTCGTTCCAATGCACAGATAGATTTGCAATTCAGACTGCTCGAAATACATAAAGTACACCAACACAGCAAGTGATTTACTGGTGCCTTGGTGTTGTGTTTTCATATGAGTGTTCAAATGACCACTCTGCACAAAGGACATGAAGCAGATTGTGCAGCGGTATGGTTGCTCACTTGTGTGGATGCGTACGTGTTCCGTAATGCTATCCTTGCGCGAGAAGCtgtgagggcatgaagggcataTTGAAATGGCCTTTCGCCTGTGTGGGTGCCTAGGTGTACTTTGAGCCTGTCCTTTCGCGAGAAGCTCCGAGGGCAGAAATCGCACTGAAATGGACGCTCGCCTATGTGGATCCTGATGTGTTCTTGCAGATCAAACAGCTTTTTGTTTCGTAGTCGCACATGTGACAGCGGTGGACATGTTCCTGCTGCGACTTGTCATCCTTGGTAGTTGTTGAAGAGGTAGAATCCCTTGATCCTgcaaagagaaaacaaaattgcacttACGCCAAAATTGAAGGACACAGATGCTTGTGCTAATAATGAGCCTTTATTTTATTTAAGAGGTGTAATCGAGAGCTCGACAGCAGCCCGTCTTGCCAGGATGAAATGACAAAAAAGGTGTACACCAACCAAATAAATCTTTTTAAAAACGACGTTGCAGCTTCCATAAAGAAGCCTTGTTCACTCTCTTTGTAAGCaagattgtgaacaaggcttccttATGGAAGCTAAAACGTTCTGTTTTTAAAaagttttatttattcattgtacGTCTTTCCTTGTCCCATTTAAGAGCTCTTGAAGGCAATCTCAGACAAGATCAGATAAAGCACAGGTGGGTGACCTGTCTGATTTGCTGAAGAATTGTATTTGATTGTTCAATGACCAGGTTTGTGAAACTCAAGTTACTTTCACcagtaaaaagaacaaaaatatgtTGTGTTGTAATATTGATTGAAGTGAGTTCAGATGAAGTATAGTGCTTGCATGTGCTGCCAATTCAGCTAAATAAAAGCAAAATTCTCATACTTTCAATGGGTTCATGCTAAGTTGTCATGCTGCAGAAGAAGTTTTCGTGATGTTCTTGATATAAACCACATAAAAGCAACACACATACAAAAGCGCTGCAAGAAATATATGTTACTGTCAGCTATTTCGCTTATTATCTTTCTAAATCTCAAACTTTGTGCCGATACATTTGTGCACTTAATTGCATGTGTTATCCATTGTGGCCATGTGGACAGCGACACttagtttttttgtgtgtgtgtgtgtgtgtgtgctccacTACAGCCTATGCATAGGTTAATTGTGACGGCAATTAAGTAAAGATGCCGTCACCTTaacctcaccaggtctggccattttgagctgacgagCGCAGAACATAAAATGAGCAGTAACGATCGTGTCTACAAAGTATTACCTCGCTATGGCCATGGAAAGACCTGAAAtgtcaaaccgaacgccgtttgtcCCTTCTCGCGGCCGCCGTGCTCCAAGCTGGAGAATGACGTACACGCGCTAGTGCGGCTACATACActtggggtgcgatcttgtacgcgttccagaatcgaacggaggcggtccgttctttacTTCACGAAATAGCCGGTCCGTTCCGTTGCGTTCGTCCGACAGCAGACGACACGGactgattgacagcagatatcacgacacaattgacgtcatggcgttcgtcaTGGTTCAAATTaaccaatcgtgtgcggctcggtggaacggaccgcctccgttctgttttggaacgcgtacaagatcccACCCTTGTTCGCACTGTGGcgtcactcgtggtgacatgCGACTTCGAAAGTTATTCAAGGCAacttctgttatttgtgtgatatgttgcttgaacagacgaattaaagcttcgagaaataataaaacacaataaccgaatgtctgtgtgtttttgttttacttcacaccacagcaagagagatgtactttcgtTTCGTCACGGACATCTCGGCTCGCCCAGGCCTTTGCACATATGTTGATTACCTCCAAGAGAGGGTGTGCAGGCCACCTATATGTGCTCAGCCACATTGACCACCGGCATAGAGCAGAAGAAACGCGCCCATCCTAGCGCATGCTTGAACACTTTACCGTGCTTAGATGCTATTAgtgcaagcatatcaacaagaatTAGCAATGCACATTTACTAAACAGTCATTTATATAATGCTGTGAAACACAGCGTCATTTGGGTTGCTAATTAAAATAGTCAGTTGTGAAGCAATGCCTAGGTGCACAAAGACAAAAAATCTTGAACTAACAAAAACCACTGCAAGAAGATGCACCAGTATTGGGAAGTAGAGGCAACAAAAACATGagaccgaaaaaaaaaggaaataacatTCATGCAATGCACCCAACAACAATAATGAAAGCACCAAACACACAGGTGCAGGAAAACTTCACAAAGCGTCAGCCACCAGCAAAAACAAATATCCCAACTCGTAAAACTGTAGAATAATGGGAGTGCAAGTATAATATTTTCCATCAACAAATGACATACACGTAGGTACGGTAAGAGTGAAACAAAGCTGTTAACAACAGTAAATGCCTAAGTGTACCAGTAATAAGGTACAATATACCACAATCACAGCCTTTGTCGAAAGGAAGAATAAAGTGCAAAACTGGGTACACAGAAAAAAAGGGCTACACACATATGCAGATGCACTTATGGGGCGTTTTTCAGCCGATGCCCAGTTTGACATTCTTTATTCCTCCTTAAGACGTACAAACATTCCCAAACTGTTGTTTTCACATGAAGAAATAACGCATGAATAGGCTCATTAAACTGACCTAatctcaagtgaaaaaaaatgctACCATAACCTTCACTATAGCCAGTCAACAGCTACATTCTAACATGATGCAACACCCTGGTAAATCCTACTGCAATAGCTTTTCAAGAAATTTTACAGTGTGGCTTACGATAGCATGCGGTCATACTTGCCCTCCATGATGCACCAGAATGCGAATGTGCTCGCGTAGGTTATTGCACACGTATGTACAGCTAGTACGTTCAATTCGAGCTGACACACAGTCGATCCCTGTAGTCGAAACGGTTCCAAAACTGCACCGCGGCACCAACACGTGAAACATTCATTTAATAAGTACTAGCGATTGAGACAGTGTTTACCCCTCAAAATTTTAGAGGTTGCTGCCATCATGCAATCTTGTAGCCCCTTCGACTGCGCGGACTGTGTGAAGCTACTGTAGAAAGCAACTGTGCACTCTTGATTCTGTGTAATCCATGATGTGCACATAGACTGCTGTAGTTGCACACTCTGCCATGACATCATGGTGCCAAGTTCTCATATTCAGGTTGGTGGCCTGGTGATCTATCTCAACCTGATACAACGGCATTGCGCGAGTGCTCAAGCGACAGCTCAGGCGGTCAGACTGTAGAAAGGAAGTCAGGCAGTGTAATGAGAGGGTAGTTCTACTGTGTAGGTGTGCAGCTTAGACCTGAAGTTGTTCTCCTGCAAAGAGCTCTTAGGGCTG from the Dermacentor variabilis isolate Ectoservices chromosome 9, ASM5094787v1, whole genome shotgun sequence genome contains:
- the LOC142558047 gene encoding uncharacterized protein LOC142558047; protein product: MSRVPECERWRIVALSLQAYSQRRISMLTNRPLSTVNRIVRAYRKERRIKGHPRTGRPKVTNEDDDMNIVAASLDKPTASATEIKNTVGLLGVPNATVKRRLRAAGLRSRIAAQKPLVSVKNKGTRLAFARDHQQWTEEHWGKVVFTDESAFTTRWDQRQRVWRLENCRYICLSTCSKSLPAAGPL